A window of Fictibacillus halophilus contains these coding sequences:
- a CDS encoding GNAT family N-acetyltransferase: MNQSVETHVKLTGDNIFIRLLTVEDAEDMVNLQLENREFFSQFAMERSDDFYSLENQQKRIQMLVENAKQDLDYYFGIFTKDEEILIGTVNLFAVMRGSIQSAFVGYFLDEKHNGKGYTTEAVRLIVKYAFEEINLHRVEAGVMPHNIASIRVLEKAGFEREGLARKNVKINGKWEDHQQMAIINPAD, from the coding sequence ATGAATCAAAGTGTGGAAACGCATGTGAAATTAACAGGTGACAATATTTTTATAAGGTTATTGACCGTTGAGGATGCAGAGGATATGGTGAATCTTCAATTGGAGAACCGTGAGTTCTTTAGTCAGTTTGCTATGGAACGCAGCGATGATTTTTACTCCCTTGAAAATCAGCAAAAACGAATTCAAATGTTAGTAGAGAATGCAAAACAAGATCTAGATTACTATTTTGGTATTTTTACAAAAGACGAAGAGATACTTATTGGGACGGTTAATTTATTCGCGGTCATGCGTGGATCTATTCAAAGCGCATTCGTCGGCTATTTTTTAGATGAAAAGCATAATGGAAAAGGGTATACGACAGAAGCTGTACGTTTAATTGTAAAATACGCATTTGAAGAGATAAACCTCCATAGAGTGGAAGCTGGTGTAATGCCACACAATATTGCTTCTATTCGAGTGTTAGAAAAAGCTGGTTTTGAGAGAGAAGGACTAGCACGTAAAAATGTAAAGATAAATGGAAAGTGGGAAGATCATCAACAGATGGCTATCATCAATCCTGCTGATTGA